In Alkalihalobacillus sp. TS-13, the following are encoded in one genomic region:
- a CDS encoding SAM-dependent methyltransferase, producing MTYDQMTIEELLYEKIQSSNHNSISYAHFMETVLYHKTGYYQKEETKIGKDGDFYTSSSIHPVFAWVFADYFDAYCKKKNLPFHICEIGGGNGSFSKQVLDYLKKTKPERYGELSYSFIDVSDDHLKTAKMNVYQHKNVEFHSSLTDFKQQHGGLKGIIFSNELLDAFPVHVVEQRDGKLHEVMLTLDENRVMKEIVMPTECKEILQWFEWSGIALPENHRFEVPLKMMEWISEIDEILSKGLLITVDYGYQNEELLDPALRNGSLRGYLDHQLIKDPLLHPGKMDLTTHIQLDSLVKRGEEMGMCKHYLGKQRDFLLDNGLFDHLVDHDNRDPFSEESRLNRAIRSFVTPGGISEAFHVIIQEKAELKKMD from the coding sequence ATGACATATGACCAGATGACGATTGAAGAACTTCTTTACGAGAAAATTCAATCAAGCAATCATAACAGCATCAGTTATGCACATTTTATGGAGACTGTCCTATATCATAAAACGGGATATTATCAAAAAGAAGAAACAAAAATCGGAAAGGATGGTGATTTCTATACGTCAAGTTCCATCCATCCCGTGTTCGCATGGGTATTTGCCGATTATTTTGATGCTTATTGTAAAAAAAAGAACCTTCCTTTTCATATATGTGAAATAGGAGGAGGGAATGGTTCTTTTTCCAAACAAGTACTGGATTATTTGAAAAAGACCAAACCAGAACGCTATGGTGAATTGTCCTATTCTTTCATTGATGTAAGTGATGATCATTTAAAAACAGCAAAGATGAACGTCTACCAGCATAAAAATGTCGAATTTCATTCATCACTTACAGATTTCAAGCAGCAACACGGGGGTTTAAAAGGAATCATTTTCTCCAATGAACTCCTGGATGCATTTCCTGTCCATGTTGTTGAGCAGCGAGATGGGAAACTTCATGAGGTCATGCTTACGTTGGATGAGAATCGAGTGATGAAGGAAATCGTGATGCCAACTGAGTGCAAGGAGATATTGCAATGGTTCGAATGGAGTGGGATTGCCCTTCCTGAAAACCATCGTTTCGAGGTCCCATTAAAAATGATGGAATGGATCTCTGAAATCGATGAGATACTTTCAAAAGGGTTATTAATTACTGTGGATTATGGGTACCAAAACGAAGAACTGTTGGATCCTGCTCTTCGAAACGGGAGCTTAAGAGGGTACCTTGATCACCAGCTTATCAAGGATCCACTTTTACACCCTGGAAAGATGGATTTGACGACTCATATACAACTCGATTCGTTAGTAAAAAGAGGAGAGGAAATGGGAATGTGTAAGCATTATCTAGGTAAGCAGAGGGATTTCTTATTGGATAATGGTTTATTCGATCATTTGGTCGATCACGATAACCGCGATCCATTTTCTGAGGAAAGCAGGTTGAACCGGGCGATCCGTTCCTTTGTGACCCCAGGGGGCATCAGTGAAGCGTTCCATGTCATCATTCAAGAAAAAGCCGAATTAAAAAAGATGGACTGA
- a CDS encoding MBL fold metallo-hydrolase encodes MEWKQLTVGPVQANCYLLWNGEREALIIDPGSEGDRINQEIETLGLKPSAILLTHAHFDHIGALDEVRSKWNAPVYLHQEELEWLGNPDLNGSSFFPMVQSVVMKEADHVLKGGQNLVIDGFSCKVLYTPGHSPGSVSFYFKESDLVVSGDALFMGSIGRTDLPGGDHKLLLKSIHNQLLSLDEETQVLSGHGPSTTIGEEMNSNPFLNGFSL; translated from the coding sequence ATGGAATGGAAACAACTTACTGTAGGTCCTGTACAAGCAAACTGTTACCTATTATGGAATGGGGAAAGGGAAGCATTGATCATCGATCCAGGAAGTGAAGGGGATCGAATAAATCAAGAGATAGAAACACTTGGTTTAAAGCCGTCTGCTATTCTGCTTACTCATGCCCATTTTGATCATATCGGCGCATTGGATGAGGTCCGGTCAAAGTGGAATGCCCCGGTATATCTTCATCAAGAAGAACTTGAATGGTTAGGGAATCCTGACCTTAATGGTTCTAGTTTCTTCCCGATGGTCCAATCAGTTGTCATGAAGGAAGCAGACCATGTATTGAAGGGTGGACAAAATCTAGTAATAGATGGCTTTTCATGCAAGGTCCTTTACACCCCGGGGCATTCACCTGGAAGTGTTTCGTTCTATTTTAAAGAAAGTGATTTGGTGGTAAGCGGTGATGCGTTATTCATGGGGAGTATCGGCCGAACAGATTTACCTGGCGGGGACCACAAACTCCTACTGAAAAGTATCCACAATCAGTTGCTGTCATTGGATGAAGAGACCCAGGTTCTTTCTGGACATGGTCCTTCAACGACGATCGGGGAAGAAATGAATTCGAATCCATTTTTGAATGGCTTTTCATTATGA
- a CDS encoding DUF2759 domain-containing protein, with protein MALAIIFGLVTLFALWALFRELKRKNIIALGFAFLTAAVFGWFTVMTVIDIFHTGGWGGGH; from the coding sequence ATGGCATTGGCAATCATCTTTGGCCTAGTAACCCTTTTCGCACTCTGGGCGTTATTTAGAGAACTTAAAAGGAAAAATATCATTGCGTTAGGTTTTGCCTTCTTGACTGCAGCAGTGTTCGGATGGTTTACGGTGATGACTGTAATCGATATCTTCCACACTGGAGGTTGGGGCGGCGGGCACTAA
- a CDS encoding MTH1187 family thiamine-binding protein: MAIVDVTVVPLGTKTPSMSDYVADVQKVLDENSDKISYQLTPMSTLIEGDLADLFDVIQQIHEVPFNNGIERVSTNIRLDDRRDKQVKMEDKVKSVEAKT, from the coding sequence ATGGCAATCGTTGATGTAACAGTTGTACCGCTAGGAACGAAAACACCGAGTATGAGTGACTATGTTGCCGATGTTCAAAAAGTCCTTGATGAGAATAGTGATAAGATCAGTTATCAGTTGACACCGATGAGTACTTTGATTGAAGGAGATCTCGCTGATTTATTTGATGTCATCCAACAAATTCACGAAGTACCGTTTAATAATGGCATCGAACGGGTTTCAACCAATATCCGTTTGGATGACAGACGGGACAAGCAAGTGAAGATGGAAGACAAAGTCAAATCAGTCGAAGCAAAAACGTAA
- the fetB gene encoding iron export ABC transporter permease subunit FetB yields the protein MEGTEITNLSLMFIIVFVIIPVSLSYWFSLELSRTIIWSSIRGVAQLFIIGYVLSFLFDLPSWQGIGLWVAVMVVVATINAARKGKNIPRVYSVVFTIIALTEIFILSLWLLFGYIPFSAEKVIPISGMVIGNSMIAIGLALERLQHQFREEKGRVLAALSLGATPKQSSLQIVRKTLKAAMIPNIDGLKTIGLVQLPGMMTGLILGGVSPLDAVRYQIVISLSIFVSVAVCAMMVTILLYRFYFNDKMQLIDINS from the coding sequence ATGGAAGGCACAGAAATTACAAATCTATCACTAATGTTCATTATCGTATTCGTCATCATTCCCGTATCCCTTTCTTACTGGTTCTCACTTGAATTATCGAGAACAATCATATGGTCATCCATCCGAGGGGTTGCGCAGCTGTTCATTATCGGATATGTATTGAGCTTCTTATTTGATTTACCTAGTTGGCAAGGAATCGGTTTATGGGTCGCCGTCATGGTTGTCGTAGCTACTATTAACGCAGCCAGAAAAGGGAAGAACATCCCCCGAGTGTATTCAGTTGTATTCACGATCATTGCCCTGACAGAAATATTCATTTTGTCATTATGGTTATTGTTCGGATACATACCCTTTTCAGCAGAAAAAGTGATTCCGATCAGTGGAATGGTGATCGGCAATAGTATGATCGCAATAGGTCTTGCTTTGGAGCGGCTGCAGCATCAGTTCAGAGAAGAAAAGGGGCGTGTTTTAGCGGCCTTATCTTTAGGAGCGACTCCGAAGCAATCGTCCCTACAGATTGTCCGGAAAACTTTGAAGGCGGCTATGATCCCCAATATCGACGGGTTGAAGACAATCGGCCTCGTCCAGCTGCCAGGGATGATGACCGGTTTGATATTAGGAGGTGTTTCCCCGCTAGATGCTGTACGGTATCAAATCGTCATCTCACTAAGTATTTTTGTTTCTGTCGCGGTCTGTGCGATGATGGTGACCATATTACTTTACAGATTTTATTTTAATGATAAAATGCAACTGATCGATATAAATTCTTAG
- a CDS encoding phosphate ABC transporter ATP-binding protein, producing MDRNQAIIRCEGVSTDHLKDVSFELVMQQITTVVGPSGAGKSSLLFLLNRLEEPNSGDIYYKGRNIKALPVTKLRCEVGMVFQSAYLFDGTTEENIQYGPNLHGELQDCDVDRLLDLVDLPRSFKTRHVTSLSGGEQQRVAIARTFANKPSVLLLDEATSALDIKTAEHIEELLFRLRDEKGITIMMVTHNLKQAEKMGGQTFYIEGGRLVEKGLTSEMFEHPATQQFEQFLKE from the coding sequence ATGGATAGGAACCAGGCAATCATAAGGTGTGAAGGAGTATCAACCGACCATTTGAAAGATGTTTCATTCGAACTAGTAATGCAACAAATTACAACAGTGGTTGGACCATCTGGAGCAGGAAAAAGCAGTTTATTATTCTTATTGAACCGATTAGAAGAACCAAATTCAGGTGACATTTATTACAAAGGACGGAACATTAAAGCGTTACCAGTGACCAAGTTACGCTGTGAGGTCGGAATGGTTTTCCAGTCTGCCTATCTTTTTGATGGGACCACAGAAGAGAATATTCAATATGGACCTAATCTGCATGGGGAACTACAAGATTGTGATGTTGACCGATTGCTTGATCTGGTTGACCTACCCCGATCATTCAAGACTCGTCACGTCACCTCATTATCAGGAGGAGAACAGCAGCGAGTCGCTATAGCAAGGACTTTTGCCAATAAACCATCTGTCTTACTGCTTGATGAAGCGACCAGCGCGTTGGACATCAAGACGGCCGAGCATATCGAAGAACTCTTGTTTCGTTTGCGCGATGAAAAAGGGATTACGATTATGATGGTTACCCACAACCTAAAGCAAGCAGAAAAAATGGGAGGACAGACCTTTTATATTGAGGGTGGACGACTTGTAGAAAAAGGCTTAACCTCTGAAATGTTCGAACATCCTGCAACACAACAATTCGAGCAGTTTTTAAAGGAGTAG
- a CDS encoding BCCT family transporter — protein MKKVTSVFWITLAITLFASIWGSFAPKNLEKITGAIQTYISVHFGWYYLLIVSLFVIFCVYMIFSPYGKIKLGKPNEKPDYSYSTWFAMLFSAGMGIGLVFYGAAAPISHFMKTPPTAEPGTAAAIQDAMRISFFHYGVHAWGIYAIVALILAYFKFRHGKPGLISATLEPIFGDKMKGGLGTTIDVIAVFATIVGVATTLGFGAAQINGGLTFLLGLEQEFWIQLVIIIVVTVLFMVSAYTGLSRGIKYLSNLNMGLAVLLFIVILIIGPTLYILNTFTNTMGTYLQTIATESFRLSPENGEEQQWVMDWTVFFWAWWIAWSPFVGIFIARVSRGRSIREFLSGVLLVPSLVSFLWFSAFGMTAIDTQKNGANIASLPDEQILFGVFDQFPFGVILSILAMLLIGTFFITSADSATFVLGMQTTNGALNPSKRVKFVWGIAQSGIAAVLLYTGGLQALQNALISAAFPFSLIMLLMIYAFFKAIRKDKAEVEQLKLKKLKKSLSRP, from the coding sequence ATGAAGAAAGTTACATCAGTATTTTGGATTACATTAGCCATAACATTATTCGCCTCCATTTGGGGATCGTTTGCGCCTAAAAATTTGGAGAAAATTACAGGGGCGATTCAAACGTATATTTCTGTTCATTTTGGTTGGTATTATTTATTGATCGTTTCATTATTCGTTATCTTTTGTGTATATATGATCTTTAGCCCATACGGTAAGATTAAGCTAGGCAAACCTAATGAGAAGCCGGATTATAGTTATTCAACCTGGTTTGCCATGCTTTTCAGTGCTGGTATGGGTATAGGACTTGTGTTTTATGGTGCAGCTGCACCCATTTCGCATTTTATGAAAACTCCTCCGACAGCGGAGCCTGGTACAGCTGCAGCCATTCAGGATGCTATGAGGATTTCGTTTTTCCACTACGGGGTTCATGCATGGGGAATTTATGCCATAGTCGCACTTATACTTGCTTACTTCAAATTTCGACATGGAAAGCCAGGTTTGATCAGTGCGACGCTGGAACCTATTTTTGGCGATAAGATGAAAGGCGGACTGGGAACTACGATTGATGTCATTGCAGTTTTCGCCACAATTGTTGGTGTTGCAACCACTTTAGGATTCGGTGCTGCTCAAATTAACGGGGGACTTACTTTCCTGCTAGGCCTTGAACAAGAATTTTGGATCCAGTTGGTTATTATCATAGTCGTGACAGTTCTGTTCATGGTTTCAGCTTATACTGGCCTTAGCAGAGGGATCAAATACTTAAGTAATCTTAATATGGGGCTGGCAGTCCTGTTATTCATCGTCATTTTGATAATCGGACCAACGCTCTATATTTTGAATACATTTACGAATACCATGGGGACTTACCTTCAGACAATTGCAACAGAAAGCTTCAGACTCTCACCAGAAAACGGCGAAGAACAACAATGGGTCATGGATTGGACCGTCTTCTTTTGGGCATGGTGGATTGCCTGGTCTCCGTTTGTAGGGATTTTCATCGCCCGTGTGTCTCGAGGACGTTCAATCCGCGAGTTTTTATCAGGAGTCTTACTTGTCCCTTCACTTGTTAGTTTCTTGTGGTTTTCTGCCTTTGGGATGACTGCTATTGATACTCAAAAAAACGGTGCAAATATTGCATCACTACCAGACGAACAAATCTTATTCGGTGTATTCGACCAGTTTCCTTTCGGTGTCATTTTATCAATCCTTGCGATGTTATTGATTGGGACTTTCTTCATCACATCGGCTGACTCTGCTACATTTGTTCTAGGCATGCAGACGACGAACGGTGCCTTGAACCCTTCTAAAAGGGTTAAATTTGTATGGGGGATCGCCCAATCAGGAATCGCCGCTGTGCTTCTCTATACAGGAGGTCTTCAAGCATTGCAGAACGCATTGATTTCAGCAGCATTCCCATTTTCATTAATCATGTTACTCATGATATACGCATTCTTCAAAGCGATTAGGAAAGACAAAGCGGAAGTAGAACAACTTAAACTAAAGAAATTGAAAAAGTCATTAAGTCGACCCTGA
- a CDS encoding alpha/beta fold hydrolase produces MEFFKNNKQVILPDMRGHGKSYTTDVSNFLEDSVEDLKETLDHLGVEQPHLVGCSLGGFIALAFAKKYKVRTLSISGIISDKPDNWTELHAGDVAHQIELLNDPQAVAYFDTLHESDWKQFIHMAVNDDWYPFELTKNISEIQVPFLFMVGEGNINEVSTASKYQQMNPNVHISVIPFASHLVHAQKPEIYIQILDDFLSST; encoded by the coding sequence TTGGAATTCTTTAAAAACAATAAGCAAGTTATTCTTCCAGATATGAGAGGACACGGAAAATCTTATACAACAGATGTCTCAAACTTCTTAGAAGATTCTGTCGAGGACTTGAAAGAAACATTAGACCATTTAGGTGTCGAACAACCACATCTTGTCGGTTGTTCATTAGGAGGTTTCATCGCGCTTGCATTTGCAAAAAAATATAAAGTACGAACTTTGTCGATCTCAGGAATCATCTCCGACAAACCCGACAACTGGACTGAATTACACGCAGGAGATGTAGCACATCAAATAGAACTGCTAAATGATCCGCAAGCAGTTGCCTATTTTGATACTCTTCATGAATCGGATTGGAAACAATTCATACATATGGCTGTAAATGATGATTGGTATCCTTTTGAATTGACCAAGAATATTTCTGAAATACAAGTGCCATTCTTGTTCATGGTTGGGGAGGGGAATATAAATGAGGTTTCAACAGCATCCAAGTATCAACAAATGAATCCAAACGTCCATATCAGTGTCATTCCTTTTGCCTCCCATCTTGTCCATGCACAGAAACCAGAAATATACATACAAATTCTTGATGATTTTTTAAGCAGCACATAA
- a CDS encoding HIT domain-containing protein — translation MTVDFYCDEVLSGKTDVKKVYETENVLGYYHTRPAYQMHIVCIPKKHIPSLTAVGHKNIHRIDEWC, via the coding sequence ATGACAGTTGATTTTTATTGTGATGAAGTTTTAAGTGGGAAAACCGATGTGAAGAAAGTTTATGAGACGGAGAATGTATTAGGCTATTATCATACGCGACCTGCCTACCAGATGCATATTGTGTGCATACCTAAAAAGCATATTCCGTCGTTGACCGCTGTGGGACACAAAAATATTCACAGAATTGATGAATGGTGTTAA
- a CDS encoding M14 family metallopeptidase, with protein sequence MKVRIRKGDTFWYLAKLFNVPLRLVLDSNRATDPSSLQVGTEVEIPAYKTEKYTIQKGETFYKIAQRRKLALDALTIMNPNTSPSNLQIGQIITVPVRVETPYVNPKMNYDWSTMMKNLYSLRAVYPFIKLKSIGKSVLGKSIPEIQIGNGEKKVHMNGAFHAQEWITSAVIMDFLNDYLLALTNQWTIRGLKMSPFYDGVTVSIVPMVNPDGVDLVLDGPPDSEYYRDFVIELNNGNTDFSGWKANIRGVDLNNQFPANWEVEKPRKPQAIAPRDYPGDKPLSEPETIAMAELTRKEDFDRVVAFHTQGEEIYWGYEGLEPSYAEAIVKEFERVSGYKPVRYIDSYAGYKDWYIQEWKRPGYTVELGEGVNPLPLSQYDEIYQETLGIMLASLYM encoded by the coding sequence ATGAAGGTGAGAATACGAAAAGGAGACACATTTTGGTATCTTGCCAAATTGTTCAATGTGCCTCTCCGGCTTGTCCTCGACTCAAACCGTGCAACCGATCCGTCAAGTTTACAAGTCGGAACTGAAGTTGAAATACCAGCATATAAGACGGAAAAATATACGATTCAAAAAGGAGAGACCTTTTATAAGATTGCCCAGAGAAGGAAATTGGCGCTAGATGCTCTCACAATCATGAATCCTAATACATCTCCAAGTAACCTTCAAATTGGACAAATCATCACCGTTCCGGTGAGAGTAGAGACACCTTACGTAAACCCGAAAATGAATTATGATTGGTCAACCATGATGAAAAATCTGTATTCATTAAGAGCGGTCTATCCTTTTATAAAATTGAAATCCATCGGGAAATCTGTGTTGGGTAAATCCATTCCTGAGATTCAAATCGGGAATGGGGAGAAGAAAGTTCATATGAATGGAGCTTTTCATGCCCAGGAATGGATCACTTCAGCAGTAATAATGGATTTTCTGAATGACTACCTTTTAGCCTTGACGAACCAATGGACAATTCGAGGTTTGAAAATGTCCCCTTTCTATGATGGTGTTACTGTGTCAATTGTTCCGATGGTGAATCCGGACGGTGTCGATCTTGTATTGGACGGTCCCCCTGATAGTGAATATTATCGAGATTTCGTAATAGAACTTAATAATGGCAACACAGATTTCTCAGGATGGAAAGCGAATATAAGAGGGGTAGACTTGAATAATCAATTCCCTGCTAATTGGGAAGTTGAAAAACCACGGAAGCCACAAGCGATCGCACCTAGAGACTACCCTGGAGACAAACCATTAAGCGAACCTGAAACGATCGCTATGGCTGAATTGACTCGTAAGGAGGATTTCGATCGTGTCGTAGCCTTCCATACACAGGGAGAGGAAATCTATTGGGGGTATGAAGGATTAGAACCGTCTTATGCAGAAGCGATCGTTAAGGAATTTGAAAGAGTCAGCGGTTATAAACCTGTCCGGTATATAGATAGTTATGCAGGTTATAAAGACTGGTACATCCAAGAATGGAAACGGCCAGGATACACAGTCGAATTAGGAGAGGGCGTCAATCCGTTACCATTATCCCAATATGATGAAATTTACCAAGAAACATTAGGAATCATGCTCGCAAGTTTATATATGTAA
- a CDS encoding LTA synthase family protein: protein MLKNTLSKYQIIIITGVLLWLKSYLVYKISFDLKIENTVQEIILLINPLSSVVFIMAIALFFSGKARNIAILFLNLIASFILFANMIYYRFFNDFITIPVLFQTSNMGDLGSSITSLIYPYDLLLFADIIILAVYMKMRKLEAPKMSSKKIGLVFASSLIIFIVNVGIAETERPQLLTRSFDREMLIKNIGAYNYHAYDAIIQSKAKAQRALADGSEIADIENYVKADYKSPDPEMFGAAKDKNVVVITLESMQNFVIDNNLEGKEITPFLNELKKDEDTYYFPNFYHQTGQGKTSDSEFLLDNSMYPLPSGAVFFTHSQNEYQATPELLKEEGYHTANFHANNKSFWNRDIMYNSLGYDEFYSASKYDIKPEESVGWGMKDEFFFQQSVDHMKELPEPYYTKFITLTNHFPFTLEQEDEFIPEWTSNDGTVNRYFTTVRYTDEAVKMFFDSLKNEGLYEDTVFVLYGDHYGISENHNKAMGEYLGKEITPFESTQLQRVPMYIHIPGDGNGKEMDTVGGQVDLRPTIMHLLGKDTKNTIQFGSDLFSKERQDFTVLRDGSFITKDHVYTDNTCYDKETGEKVEKTACEPYMEKAKKELDYSDRIIYGDLLRFFDPKTGTIKEE from the coding sequence ATGTTGAAAAACACCCTATCAAAATATCAGATTATCATCATCACAGGTGTTTTACTCTGGTTGAAATCGTATCTGGTTTATAAAATTTCGTTTGATCTAAAAATAGAAAATACAGTACAAGAAATTATTCTCTTGATCAATCCATTAAGTTCAGTGGTATTCATTATGGCGATTGCCTTATTTTTCTCCGGGAAAGCTAGAAATATCGCTATATTATTTTTGAATTTAATCGCGTCATTCATTTTATTTGCCAACATGATATATTACCGGTTCTTTAATGACTTCATTACAATACCGGTATTGTTCCAGACAAGCAATATGGGTGACCTGGGGAGCAGTATCACATCATTAATTTATCCGTACGATCTATTATTATTCGCGGATATCATTATTCTTGCTGTATATATGAAAATGCGCAAGCTTGAGGCACCTAAAATGTCGTCTAAAAAAATCGGGCTCGTTTTCGCATCAAGTTTGATCATTTTCATCGTAAATGTGGGTATTGCTGAAACAGAACGTCCCCAATTGTTGACTCGTTCATTCGACCGTGAAATGTTGATTAAGAATATCGGAGCATACAATTACCATGCATATGATGCGATCATCCAGTCAAAAGCGAAAGCGCAACGTGCCTTAGCTGATGGCAGTGAAATCGCTGATATTGAAAACTATGTTAAAGCTGATTATAAAAGCCCGGATCCAGAAATGTTCGGAGCTGCAAAGGATAAAAATGTCGTTGTCATTACTCTTGAGTCAATGCAGAACTTTGTCATTGATAACAATTTGGAAGGGAAAGAAATTACGCCTTTCCTAAATGAATTGAAGAAAGATGAAGACACGTACTATTTCCCTAACTTCTATCATCAGACAGGACAAGGGAAAACATCCGATTCAGAGTTCCTATTAGACAACTCAATGTATCCTTTACCAAGTGGAGCGGTATTCTTCACTCATTCACAAAATGAATATCAGGCTACACCAGAATTGTTGAAAGAGGAAGGGTATCATACAGCGAACTTCCATGCGAACAACAAAAGTTTCTGGAACCGTGATATCATGTACAACTCGCTTGGATATGATGAGTTCTACTCAGCATCGAAATACGATATAAAACCTGAAGAATCGGTTGGTTGGGGAATGAAAGATGAGTTCTTCTTCCAGCAATCAGTGGATCATATGAAAGAATTACCTGAACCTTATTACACGAAGTTCATCACACTGACTAACCACTTCCCATTCACGTTAGAACAGGAAGATGAATTTATTCCTGAGTGGACGTCAAACGATGGAACTGTAAACCGTTATTTCACAACAGTCCGCTATACTGACGAAGCTGTTAAGATGTTCTTCGATAGCTTGAAAAATGAAGGTTTGTATGAAGACACTGTATTCGTCCTATATGGAGACCATTACGGTATATCAGAAAACCATAACAAAGCTATGGGAGAGTACCTTGGAAAAGAAATAACACCATTCGAATCGACACAGTTGCAACGTGTACCAATGTATATCCACATCCCTGGGGATGGTAATGGTAAAGAGATGGATACTGTTGGTGGTCAGGTTGACCTTAGACCGACAATCATGCACTTGCTCGGAAAAGATACGAAAAACACAATCCAATTTGGATCTGACTTGTTCTCTAAAGAACGTCAAGACTTTACAGTATTACGTGACGGAAGCTTTATCACAAAAGATCATGTATACACAGATAACACATGTTATGATAAAGAAACTGGTGAAAAGGTAGAGAAAACAGCGTGTGAACCATATATGGAAAAAGCGAAAAAAGAGCTCGATTACTCTGATCGCATCATCTATGGTGACTTGCTGCGTTTCTTCGATCCAAAGACAGGAACAATTAAAGAAGAATAG
- a CDS encoding ROK family glucokinase, whose protein sequence is MDKLSIGIDLGGTTIKMAIVDPMGNIVEKWEIPTDTSNNGRNISQDIADSLKMKMENANLELKDFEGIGIGAPGFINLENGFIYHAVNVGWENYPLKDDLESKTGLGVVVDNDANIAALGEMWKGAGKQASDLICITLGTGIGGGIISNGTILHGTNGMAGEIGHITSIVDGGAPCNCGKKGCLETIASATGISRIAMEGLDQNPSSVLNKGMKVSAEDVFNAASEGDAWAIEVIDVITHHLGLAIANMANVINPSRIVIGGGVSRAGDLLMVPLKKSFSKYALPRVQEGADFAIASLGNDAGVIGSARLMSLKNHN, encoded by the coding sequence ATGGACAAACTTTCGATAGGAATCGACCTGGGTGGAACAACCATTAAAATGGCCATTGTAGATCCAATGGGGAATATTGTAGAGAAATGGGAGATACCAACTGATACAAGTAACAACGGTAGGAATATATCCCAAGACATTGCAGATTCACTCAAGATGAAGATGGAAAATGCAAACTTGGAGTTAAAAGATTTCGAGGGCATTGGAATCGGTGCGCCAGGTTTTATTAATTTGGAAAACGGATTTATCTATCATGCGGTCAATGTTGGATGGGAAAACTATCCACTTAAGGATGACTTGGAATCGAAGACAGGTCTAGGTGTCGTGGTTGATAATGACGCGAATATTGCTGCACTCGGCGAGATGTGGAAAGGTGCTGGGAAACAGGCATCAGATCTAATTTGCATCACTTTAGGGACCGGCATTGGAGGTGGAATCATTTCAAACGGTACCATTCTTCACGGAACGAATGGGATGGCTGGAGAAATCGGCCATATTACGTCGATTGTTGATGGTGGGGCTCCTTGCAATTGTGGCAAGAAGGGTTGTCTAGAAACAATCGCATCGGCAACAGGCATCTCTCGGATTGCCATGGAAGGTCTTGATCAAAATCCATCAAGTGTACTTAATAAGGGGATGAAGGTATCAGCAGAAGATGTATTTAATGCAGCTAGTGAAGGCGATGCATGGGCCATTGAAGTAATTGATGTCATCACCCATCATCTCGGACTGGCGATCGCAAATATGGCAAATGTGATTAATCCTTCAAGAATCGTCATTGGTGGGGGTGTTTCACGAGCAGGTGACCTATTGATGGTTCCTTTGAAAAAGTCATTCAGCAAGTATGCACTTCCGAGAGTACAGGAGGGTGCTGATTTTGCAATTGCAAGTTTAGGAAATGATGCAGGGGTCATCGGCTCCGCCCGCCTCATGTCTCTAAAAAACCATAATTAA
- a CDS encoding YqgQ family protein, whose translation MRTILDVQQLLKRFGAFIYTGNRMADLELYQSEIQEMYQNGMISNEDYRNAILIIKSEQNKLN comes from the coding sequence ATGAGGACAATCTTGGATGTACAACAATTGTTAAAGCGCTTCGGTGCATTTATTTATACAGGGAACCGGATGGCGGATTTAGAACTTTATCAATCTGAAATACAAGAAATGTACCAAAATGGCATGATCAGTAACGAGGATTATCGTAATGCGATTCTAATCATCAAAAGTGAACAAAATAAATTGAATTAA